From the genome of Rarobacter incanus, one region includes:
- a CDS encoding glycoside hydrolase family 6 protein has protein sequence MAARSRGAAAVVALWLAIVACAGPALTPAAAALPARVSKQLYVDPDSQAAAAARTATGVTGRAVRYIAKTPQARWVGDWNPIASVRAQVRAYLRGAHRAGATGVLVLYAIPGRDCGSYSAGGFAASDYKRWVRQVAKAVRGYRPIVVVEPDALMQDCATAKTTRLVAWAAKTLSRAGAWVYLDGGHSQWRSPADTARRLRAAGIKHARGFFTNVSNFNATARERRYARLVARQLKAKGVTAAHRHAIIDVSRNGRGAAPGNQWCNPAGRGLGERPRLVTGSGYLDALLWIKAPGESDGTCQGWPAAGTFSPALARGLYKNRR, from the coding sequence GTGGCGGCCCGGTCACGCGGCGCCGCCGCGGTCGTGGCGCTGTGGCTCGCGATTGTCGCGTGCGCCGGTCCGGCGCTGACACCGGCCGCGGCGGCGCTGCCCGCGCGCGTGTCGAAGCAGTTGTACGTCGACCCGGATTCGCAGGCCGCCGCGGCGGCCCGTACGGCGACCGGCGTGACGGGTAGGGCGGTCCGTTACATCGCGAAGACGCCGCAGGCGCGCTGGGTAGGCGATTGGAATCCCATCGCTAGCGTGCGGGCACAGGTGCGGGCCTACCTGCGCGGGGCGCACCGGGCGGGGGCGACGGGTGTGCTCGTTCTCTATGCCATACCTGGGCGCGATTGCGGGTCGTATTCGGCGGGCGGGTTCGCGGCCAGCGACTACAAGCGGTGGGTCAGGCAGGTCGCCAAGGCGGTTCGCGGGTATCGGCCGATCGTCGTGGTCGAACCGGACGCCCTCATGCAAGATTGCGCGACCGCAAAGACCACGCGGCTCGTTGCCTGGGCCGCCAAGACGCTGTCGCGGGCCGGGGCGTGGGTGTACCTCGATGGCGGGCACTCGCAGTGGCGTAGCCCCGCCGATACCGCCAGGCGACTGCGGGCGGCCGGGATCAAACACGCGCGCGGGTTCTTTACGAACGTCTCCAACTTCAACGCGACAGCACGCGAGCGGCGATACGCGCGCCTGGTGGCGCGCCAACTCAAGGCCAAGGGCGTGACCGCCGCGCATCGCCACGCGATCATCGACGTCTCCCGCAACGGTCGCGGCGCGGCACCCGGTAATCAATGGTGCAATCCCGCGGGGCGCGGATTGGGCGAGCGACCGCGCCTGGTCACCGGCTCGGGCTATCTCGACGCGCTGCTGTGGATCAAGGCACCCGGCGAATCAGACGGGACATGCCAAGGTTGGCCGGCCGCCGGCACCTTTTCACCGGCCCTCGCGCGCGGCCTCTACAAGAACCGACGGTGA
- the cycA gene encoding D-serine/D-alanine/glycine transporter has product MPDPTTERELERGLSNRHLQLIAIGGAIGTGLFMGSGKTISLAGPSVLIVYTVIGFMLFFVMRAMGELLLSNLGYRSFRDIASDVLGPWAGFFTGWTYWFCWIVTGIADIVAVAGYVAFWFPNLPKWIPAISMIVLLLALNLVAVRLFGELEFWFALIKIVAIVALIVTGIVMVAIAFQAPNGAQASLANLYNDGGIFPNGFMGFLGGFQIALFAFVGIELVGTAAAETKDPEKNLPKAINSIPVRVVLFYVGALAVIMMVTPWREMAADKSPFVAMFALAGLPAAASLINFVVLTSAASSANSGIFSTSRMLYGLGYEGDAPRRFKRLSGRNVPASALLFSCLCLVPGAALLYGSNSIIEAFTLVTTVSALLFMFVWSIILVSYIVYRRRRPAAHEKSAFKMPGGVFMAWVVLGFFAAMVAVLALFADTRAALIVTPLWFAILAVAWAILKRRRKRVPVA; this is encoded by the coding sequence ATGCCTGATCCAACGACGGAACGCGAACTCGAGCGCGGCCTCAGCAACCGCCACCTACAACTAATCGCCATCGGCGGCGCCATCGGCACCGGTCTGTTCATGGGCTCCGGAAAGACGATTTCCCTGGCCGGACCCTCGGTGCTCATCGTGTACACCGTCATCGGGTTCATGCTCTTCTTCGTCATGCGCGCCATGGGCGAACTGCTGCTCTCGAACCTGGGATACAGGTCGTTCCGCGACATCGCCAGCGACGTGCTCGGTCCGTGGGCGGGCTTCTTCACGGGCTGGACGTACTGGTTCTGTTGGATCGTCACGGGCATCGCCGACATCGTCGCGGTGGCTGGATACGTCGCGTTCTGGTTCCCGAACCTGCCCAAGTGGATACCCGCGATCTCGATGATCGTGCTGTTGCTGGCGCTCAACCTGGTCGCCGTCCGCCTGTTTGGGGAACTCGAATTCTGGTTCGCGCTGATCAAGATCGTCGCGATCGTTGCACTCATCGTCACCGGCATCGTCATGGTTGCGATAGCGTTCCAGGCCCCCAACGGCGCGCAGGCATCGCTTGCGAACCTATACAACGACGGCGGGATATTCCCGAACGGATTCATGGGCTTCTTGGGCGGATTCCAGATCGCGCTGTTCGCCTTCGTCGGAATCGAGTTGGTCGGGACCGCGGCCGCCGAAACCAAGGATCCGGAAAAGAACCTTCCGAAGGCGATCAATTCGATACCAGTGCGAGTCGTGTTGTTCTATGTGGGGGCGCTAGCGGTGATCATGATGGTCACCCCGTGGCGGGAGATGGCCGCCGACAAATCGCCGTTCGTGGCGATGTTTGCGCTCGCGGGCCTGCCGGCCGCGGCGTCCCTGATCAACTTCGTGGTGCTAACGTCGGCGGCGTCCTCCGCGAACTCCGGCATATTCTCAACCTCCCGGATGCTCTACGGGTTGGGTTACGAGGGGGATGCGCCCCGCCGCTTCAAGCGACTATCGGGCCGCAACGTGCCGGCGAGCGCGCTGCTGTTTTCGTGCCTGTGCCTGGTGCCGGGGGCCGCGCTGCTCTACGGGTCGAACTCGATCATCGAAGCGTTTACCCTGGTCACTACGGTATCCGCCCTGCTTTTCATGTTCGTCTGGTCGATCATTTTGGTGTCGTACATCGTCTATCGCCGCCGCCGCCCCGCCGCCCATGAAAAGTCCGCGTTCAAAATGCCCGGCGGGGTCTTCATGGCCTGGGTCGTGCTGGGATTCTTCGCGGCGATGGTGGCGGTCCTGGCGCTGTTCGCAGATACCCGCGCGGCGTTGATCGTGACGCCTTTGTGGTTCGCGATCCTGGCCGTGGCCTGGGCGATCTTGAAGCGTCGGCGCAAACGCGTGCCGGTCGCCTAG
- a CDS encoding amino acid permease, whose amino-acid sequence MSDHASRGDAARPDPASSPSSRQSPTGPAQPELRTASLGTGLKARHLTMMGLGSAIGAGLFLGTGQGIALAGPAVIVSYLVAGVIVILLMWMLAEMASAIPSSGSFSTYAELGIGRWAGFTVGWLYWFTLIMVLGVEITGASQILHGWLTAVPQWVIALVLVTFFAVVNLIGVRNFGEFEFWFAAIKITAIIGFLAVGVALACGWLPGRPALGLDVMLGHGGFAPTGIAGITSALLVVIFAFGGIEIITIAAAEAHDPHRSIVRAARNIVWRILLFYIGSVFIMVLVLPWNSPQLLDGPFVAVLTAAGLRGAAAVMAAVVVIALLSAFNANVYGTSRMAYSLSQRGDGSRRLLAVSSRGVPVNAVWTSVFFALISVFLNWWLPEKILGVLLNAVGSSLLVLWIFIAVSHLRLRPRLEREGKLHLRTRGFPYVTYATLALLIGVALLMMTAASTRSQLLSTVVLTAAIVAAYGLHRRVVARR is encoded by the coding sequence ATGTCTGATCACGCATCCCGGGGCGACGCCGCCCGTCCGGATCCTGCAAGCTCCCCGTCCTCCAGGCAATCGCCAACCGGCCCCGCGCAACCCGAGCTGCGCACCGCGAGCCTGGGCACGGGGCTCAAGGCGCGGCACCTGACCATGATGGGCCTGGGCTCGGCTATCGGCGCGGGGCTGTTTCTTGGCACCGGGCAGGGCATTGCGCTGGCCGGCCCGGCCGTAATCGTCTCGTACCTGGTCGCCGGGGTCATCGTCATCCTCCTGATGTGGATGCTCGCGGAAATGGCGTCGGCGATACCATCGTCGGGGTCCTTCTCGACCTACGCGGAACTGGGCATCGGGCGTTGGGCCGGGTTCACGGTCGGGTGGCTGTACTGGTTCACGCTCATCATGGTGCTGGGGGTCGAGATCACCGGGGCGTCACAAATCCTGCACGGTTGGTTGACCGCGGTGCCGCAGTGGGTGATTGCCCTGGTGCTGGTGACGTTCTTTGCGGTCGTGAATCTGATCGGGGTGCGCAACTTCGGCGAGTTCGAGTTCTGGTTCGCTGCCATCAAAATCACCGCGATCATCGGGTTCTTGGCCGTCGGGGTTGCGCTGGCGTGCGGATGGCTGCCGGGGCGCCCCGCGTTGGGGTTGGACGTGATGTTGGGCCACGGCGGATTCGCCCCCACGGGCATTGCAGGAATCACGAGCGCCCTGCTTGTCGTAATCTTCGCGTTCGGTGGCATTGAGATCATCACCATTGCTGCCGCCGAGGCCCACGATCCCCACCGATCCATCGTGCGAGCCGCGCGCAACATAGTGTGGCGCATTTTGCTCTTCTACATCGGGTCGGTCTTCATCATGGTGCTGGTGCTGCCCTGGAACTCACCCCAGTTGTTGGACGGCCCGTTCGTCGCGGTGCTGACCGCCGCCGGGCTGCGGGGGGCGGCCGCTGTCATGGCCGCGGTGGTGGTGATTGCGCTGCTTTCGGCATTCAACGCGAACGTGTACGGGACCTCGCGGATGGCGTATTCGCTTTCGCAGCGCGGCGACGGCTCGCGGCGCCTGCTTGCGGTATCGTCCCGCGGTGTACCCGTCAACGCCGTGTGGACGTCGGTTTTCTTCGCCCTGATCTCGGTGTTCCTCAACTGGTGGCTACCGGAGAAGATACTGGGTGTTCTGCTCAACGCGGTCGGATCGTCGCTGCTTGTCCTGTGGATATTCATCGCCGTGTCCCACCTGCGGCTGCGGCCCCGGCTGGAGCGTGAGGGAAAGCTGCACCTGCGCACGCGCGGCTTCCCCTACGTCACCTACGCCACGCTGGCGCTGCTGATCGGTGTCGCGTTGCTGATGATGACGGCGGCCTCGACCAGGTCGCAACTGCTTTCAACCGTCGTCCTGACCGCGGCGATCGTCGCAGCGTATGGCTTGCACCGGCGGGTGGTCGCGCGGCGCTAG
- a CDS encoding hemolysin family protein — protein sequence MNPELWRSIVLVLVFIIVGGVFSGTETALVSLRASQLNQLARKGKRGQKAANLARDPNRFLAAVQIGVTVAGFLSAAYGASAISPFVTPLLVGWGMPQGAAASTTLIVLTLVIAYLSLVLGELVPKRFALQRQSTIALAVGPPLDKFARLMRPAIWVLSVSTDAVVRLLGGDPRAKSEDISDDELRDMVSQHKGFGKDERTILEDVLDSGTRTVSEVMRPRADVSFIKGTLTVAEAIEVVRALPYSRYPVTGETFDEIVGFLHIRDLLAAALNPADTHDTVAGLARAVLELPGTNPVLPTLSLMRRERRHMAIVVDEYGGTDGIVTLEDLVEELVGDIWDEFDSPTVIREAGPAANPLAGVDARVSIEDFTDRTGLPVPEGPYETIAGYVLAKLGALAKVGDSVPLGAYRIVVTKVEGRRIARLDVVEAGGTDAPRDS from the coding sequence ATGAACCCCGAATTGTGGCGAAGCATCGTCCTGGTCCTGGTATTCATCATCGTCGGCGGAGTGTTCTCGGGCACGGAGACGGCATTGGTTTCGCTGCGCGCGAGCCAACTAAATCAGCTGGCGCGCAAGGGCAAGCGCGGCCAGAAGGCCGCGAACCTGGCCCGCGATCCGAACCGTTTTCTGGCTGCCGTGCAAATCGGCGTGACCGTCGCGGGCTTCCTGTCGGCGGCATACGGCGCTTCCGCGATTTCCCCCTTCGTGACCCCCCTGCTGGTGGGTTGGGGGATGCCGCAGGGTGCCGCCGCCTCGACGACGCTGATCGTCCTGACGCTCGTCATCGCATACCTGTCATTGGTATTGGGGGAGCTGGTACCCAAGCGCTTTGCGCTGCAACGACAGTCGACCATCGCGCTCGCGGTTGGACCGCCGTTGGACAAATTCGCGCGCCTCATGCGTCCGGCGATCTGGGTGCTGTCCGTATCGACGGACGCCGTGGTACGGCTGCTGGGCGGGGACCCGCGAGCGAAATCGGAGGACATCTCCGACGACGAACTGCGCGACATGGTTTCCCAGCACAAGGGATTCGGAAAGGACGAAAGGACGATCCTCGAAGACGTCCTCGATTCGGGAACGCGCACCGTTTCGGAGGTGATGCGCCCGCGCGCGGATGTCTCGTTCATAAAAGGCACTCTTACGGTGGCCGAAGCCATCGAGGTCGTGCGCGCGTTGCCGTATTCTCGCTACCCGGTCACCGGAGAGACCTTCGATGAGATCGTGGGGTTCTTGCACATCAGGGACCTTTTGGCGGCAGCGCTGAACCCCGCAGACACGCACGACACGGTCGCGGGTCTAGCGCGCGCCGTGCTGGAGTTGCCGGGGACAAACCCCGTCCTGCCCACCCTGTCGCTGATGCGGCGCGAGCGCAGGCACATGGCGATCGTCGTCGATGAATACGGGGGGACCGACGGAATCGTCACGCTGGAAGACTTGGTCGAGGAACTGGTCGGAGACATCTGGGACGAGTTCGATTCACCCACCGTGATCCGGGAAGCCGGCCCTGCGGCGAATCCCTTGGCCGGGGTGGACGCGCGGGTGTCCATTGAGGACTTTACCGATCGGACCGGCCTGCCGGTGCCCGAGGGGCCGTACGAGACGATCGCCGGATACGTCCTGGCGAAACTGGGAGCCTTGGCGAAGGTGGGCGATTCGGTGCCGCTGGGGGCTTATCGCATCGTGGTGACCAAGGTCGAGGGGCGACGCATCGCGCGCCTCGACGTCGTCGAGGCCGGGGGCACCGACGCACCGCGGGACAGCTGA
- a CDS encoding GH92 family glycosyl hydrolase translates to MRGLIWRTGRSSVNKDAKGHGPRASKMLPAAIAVGALVGSMLGATGAQAATALISDPAQYVNTLAGTGSGGTSVGSINNFPGPAAPFGMMQFSPDLPGNGAGYYYNSGTSDLKGFSLNHASQGCGAFGNFPILPTTIDPTSNSPWDKYNKFDHSDEEGEPGYYRLTSTDRNNKKITTELTATTRSGMANFTYPSGVTPAVTFNAGASNGDKIQLSSINVNPNNKTITGWAVVRGFCSSTPNNQFKVYFTAKFEEAFTAYGAWNQEANTFVNKTGSDGDAEVTNVKKAGGYVRFAPGTTSVHMKVALSYVKTGDLALGQADTASYNHGGSSLNLATEIPTTDYAATGKTPYSSYSEAFDAIRAKTYGEWNDVLSKIRVSNDSSARDLGTFYHAYYRSLLHPNVFDDVTGDYVGFEYFNFLGSNTKGATIHNIATDNAANGTDVDHVYANYSDWDTYRSWAPLIALLEPKIASDMAQTYVNQATQSGSYPRWSMANSSTTQMSGDNASAQLAQFNVFGADEFDRATALYYMYDGAMGEDAGKETGGQNITNAVTQALAKSGFDTNWSRTQINRPAAHEYSEKGYAAQIPAHQTDHAVTGASVTQEWSIDDFAISRFASLLSADELTKAQATKSGVPANVAELFAERSNNWLNLINPSTQCLTPRDTTGLFSAKDHGCNENDPTLGYKGSTTGFGQIGFDEARSEQYLWMVPQNILGLAQVLGGRAQTAERLDTFMTGGYNVGANDPRMWIGNEPSFATPWVYNYLGRPWRTQKVVEDIRTTLFGDQPHGAEPGNDDLGAQASWYVWAALGVYPATPGTSIMTFNSPTFTRAEVSLGNGKKLTINADSATTKRYIAGVSVNGTSQSKTYIPQGWWKQDTTIDVTMSATATSWGSATSDAPPSFDDGAAKLIAYAYPITVTNPGTAVTAELDVQRVSSTAQSFTVDAASLPNGFSATGSGSFDSTGKGSANVNVTAGASVADGDYSLPLTVITSDGEAASTDLTVRVARANGFVAATNVNAVSSENAHYISFDGTNGFISEQLKQAGITLGQQFDLGTVSNDSSLSGLKATLLNATEGLSDAIKPAGQTVELSGNPTKISIVGTGLNSGSSGTVTVNFTDGSASVQTSMNLGDWVIPSTNGTEATGNLAPISGSKKLAWTAVRFGQNDHPGAYLFATDPYTAPSGKTIKSVTFTNDSNDKRRVFAIAQDTEPQAATAAPVTQAPSAPIEAGQTTDFTGTGFAAQESVALYLGSELIGTGTADANGKVTVGAQIDALTAAGTYQLRLVGAASGGSESAEITVTAKTWSASLAGPDTAVAGSQIVGSGTGFAPSEKVALTAGSYSATIYASAAGKVTWSVPAGSTAPATLKIKAVGESSGVSASHSVTITPIPTDPGGGDNGGGDNGGGTTVPTVTLSSTTPIVVFGKPAALTAQVGSGTTGTIEFVEGSKVIGSAKIVDSRAVTKVSGLKSGAHAISARLRGTSATSTIVTISVVKAAAGKVTVSAKKYKRKKAARVTVKVGYLTNGTAPAGKVSVYVGKKRVKTVSLAPANKGRIQVKIAKKFTKKKKLKVRAVFTPSDSVNVIGAASSAKVIKAKK, encoded by the coding sequence GTGCGAGGTTTGATTTGGCGGACGGGGCGCTCGTCCGTGAATAAAGATGCCAAGGGGCACGGTCCCCGCGCGAGCAAGATGCTGCCGGCCGCGATTGCCGTTGGGGCGTTGGTTGGTTCCATGCTCGGGGCGACGGGCGCGCAGGCGGCAACCGCGCTCATTTCGGATCCGGCGCAGTACGTCAATACTCTTGCGGGAACCGGATCGGGCGGCACCTCGGTCGGAAGCATCAACAACTTCCCCGGTCCGGCCGCCCCCTTCGGGATGATGCAATTCTCGCCCGATCTGCCCGGCAACGGCGCGGGTTACTACTACAACTCGGGCACATCCGATCTCAAGGGATTCTCGCTGAACCACGCGTCGCAGGGTTGCGGTGCCTTCGGGAATTTCCCGATCCTGCCCACGACCATCGACCCGACCTCGAATTCGCCGTGGGACAAATACAACAAATTCGACCACAGCGACGAAGAGGGCGAGCCCGGCTACTACCGGCTGACCTCGACCGACCGGAACAACAAGAAGATCACCACCGAACTGACCGCCACCACCCGGTCGGGCATGGCGAACTTCACGTACCCGTCGGGCGTAACCCCGGCGGTAACGTTCAACGCGGGCGCCTCGAACGGCGACAAGATTCAACTCAGCTCGATCAACGTCAACCCCAACAACAAGACCATCACCGGTTGGGCGGTCGTGCGCGGATTCTGCAGTTCGACGCCGAACAACCAATTCAAGGTCTACTTCACGGCCAAATTCGAAGAGGCCTTCACCGCCTACGGCGCGTGGAACCAAGAGGCAAACACGTTCGTCAACAAGACCGGCAGCGACGGCGACGCCGAGGTGACGAACGTCAAGAAGGCGGGCGGATACGTCCGGTTCGCTCCCGGCACCACCTCAGTGCACATGAAGGTGGCCCTGTCATACGTCAAGACGGGTGACCTGGCCCTTGGGCAAGCGGATACGGCGTCGTACAACCACGGCGGATCCTCTCTCAACCTCGCCACCGAGATCCCGACCACTGACTATGCGGCAACGGGTAAGACGCCGTACAGCAGCTACTCGGAAGCATTCGATGCGATTCGCGCCAAGACCTACGGGGAGTGGAACGACGTCCTCAGCAAGATTCGCGTGTCCAACGATTCGTCAGCTCGCGACCTGGGGACCTTCTATCACGCCTACTATCGGTCGCTGCTGCACCCCAACGTATTCGACGACGTAACCGGCGACTACGTGGGATTCGAGTACTTCAACTTCCTCGGGTCGAACACCAAAGGCGCGACCATCCACAACATCGCCACCGACAACGCCGCTAACGGCACAGACGTCGATCACGTCTACGCGAACTATTCCGATTGGGATACCTACCGGTCCTGGGCGCCGCTAATCGCCTTGCTAGAACCAAAGATTGCCTCGGATATGGCACAAACCTACGTCAACCAGGCTACCCAGTCCGGCTCCTACCCGCGCTGGTCCATGGCCAACTCGTCAACCACCCAGATGTCCGGCGACAACGCATCCGCCCAACTGGCGCAATTCAATGTGTTCGGCGCAGACGAATTCGACCGCGCCACCGCGCTGTACTACATGTACGACGGGGCGATGGGCGAAGATGCCGGCAAGGAGACCGGCGGCCAGAACATCACCAACGCGGTGACGCAGGCGCTCGCCAAGAGTGGTTTCGACACGAACTGGTCGCGGACGCAAATCAACCGCCCGGCGGCACACGAATACTCCGAGAAGGGATATGCGGCGCAGATACCCGCACACCAGACCGACCATGCGGTCACGGGCGCTTCGGTCACCCAAGAGTGGTCGATCGACGACTTTGCAATCAGCCGATTCGCTTCCTTGCTTTCGGCCGATGAGCTAACAAAGGCCCAGGCGACCAAGTCGGGCGTGCCTGCCAATGTCGCCGAGCTATTCGCGGAGCGTTCAAACAACTGGCTCAACCTAATCAACCCGTCCACGCAATGCCTGACCCCACGCGACACGACGGGGCTGTTCTCCGCGAAAGATCACGGTTGCAACGAAAACGATCCAACGCTCGGGTACAAGGGAAGCACGACCGGATTTGGCCAGATCGGATTCGACGAGGCCCGCTCGGAGCAGTACCTGTGGATGGTGCCGCAAAACATCTTGGGCCTGGCCCAAGTATTGGGTGGTCGCGCACAGACCGCCGAACGCCTGGACACGTTCATGACCGGCGGCTACAACGTGGGAGCCAACGACCCGCGCATGTGGATCGGTAACGAGCCGAGCTTCGCTACCCCCTGGGTATACAACTACCTTGGACGGCCTTGGCGCACACAAAAGGTCGTCGAAGACATCCGCACGACACTGTTTGGCGACCAACCCCACGGCGCCGAACCGGGCAATGACGATCTGGGGGCGCAGGCCTCCTGGTATGTTTGGGCCGCGCTGGGCGTCTACCCCGCCACCCCAGGAACGTCGATCATGACGTTCAACTCGCCGACCTTCACGCGTGCTGAAGTGTCCTTGGGCAACGGTAAGAAGCTCACGATCAACGCCGACAGCGCAACCACCAAGCGCTACATCGCGGGAGTTTCCGTCAACGGCACTTCGCAGTCCAAGACGTACATCCCGCAGGGCTGGTGGAAGCAGGACACCACTATCGACGTGACGATGTCCGCGACCGCCACCTCGTGGGGATCCGCAACCAGCGATGCGCCGCCGTCGTTCGACGATGGAGCGGCCAAATTGATAGCGTATGCGTACCCGATCACGGTCACCAACCCCGGCACCGCCGTCACGGCGGAGCTGGACGTGCAGCGGGTATCCTCCACCGCTCAGTCGTTTACCGTCGATGCGGCCTCGCTACCGAACGGCTTCAGCGCCACCGGCAGCGGTTCGTTCGATTCGACGGGTAAGGGCAGCGCCAATGTCAACGTGACGGCCGGTGCAAGTGTGGCCGACGGCGACTACTCGTTGCCGCTCACCGTCATCACCAGCGACGGCGAGGCGGCGAGCACGGACCTGACCGTTCGGGTCGCCCGCGCAAACGGGTTCGTCGCCGCGACGAACGTCAACGCGGTATCCAGCGAGAACGCGCACTACATCAGCTTCGACGGCACTAACGGGTTCATTAGCGAGCAGTTGAAGCAGGCAGGCATCACACTCGGGCAGCAATTCGACCTGGGGACCGTGAGCAATGACTCTTCGCTGTCGGGCCTCAAGGCCACGCTGTTGAATGCAACGGAAGGATTGTCGGACGCGATTAAGCCGGCCGGACAGACCGTGGAGCTCAGCGGCAACCCCACGAAGATATCAATCGTGGGAACCGGGCTCAACAGCGGGTCGAGCGGGACGGTCACCGTGAACTTCACGGATGGGTCAGCTTCCGTACAGACCAGCATGAATCTGGGCGACTGGGTAATCCCTTCCACCAATGGCACCGAGGCGACCGGAAACCTAGCGCCCATTAGCGGGTCCAAGAAACTCGCGTGGACCGCCGTCCGGTTCGGGCAGAATGATCACCCGGGTGCGTACCTGTTCGCCACCGACCCGTACACGGCGCCTTCTGGCAAGACCATCAAGTCGGTGACGTTTACGAACGACTCCAACGACAAGCGACGAGTGTTTGCCATCGCGCAAGACACCGAGCCACAAGCGGCCACAGCGGCTCCCGTGACGCAGGCCCCCTCCGCACCGATCGAGGCCGGTCAGACGACCGACTTCACCGGCACCGGATTTGCAGCGCAGGAATCGGTCGCGCTGTACCTCGGTTCCGAACTCATCGGAACCGGCACCGCCGATGCGAATGGCAAGGTGACGGTAGGCGCACAGATCGACGCGCTCACGGCGGCCGGCACCTACCAACTGCGATTGGTGGGAGCGGCATCGGGTGGAAGTGAATCCGCCGAGATCACCGTCACCGCAAAGACCTGGTCCGCCAGTCTGGCAGGCCCGGACACCGCCGTAGCCGGGTCCCAGATCGTTGGTTCCGGCACCGGTTTTGCGCCATCGGAGAAGGTGGCCCTGACGGCGGGATCATACAGCGCAACCATCTACGCGTCCGCGGCCGGCAAAGTCACTTGGTCCGTGCCGGCCGGCAGCACCGCGCCCGCAACGCTGAAAATCAAGGCCGTTGGTGAGTCCTCGGGTGTATCCGCTTCGCACAGCGTGACTATCACACCGATTCCGACCGACCCGGGCGGCGGCGACAACGGCGGCGGCGACAACGGCGGCGGAACGACTGTGCCGACCGTGACTCTGTCCTCGACGACACCGATTGTGGTTTTCGGAAAGCCCGCAGCGCTGACCGCCCAGGTCGGATCCGGCACAACCGGAACCATTGAGTTCGTCGAGGGATCCAAAGTCATCGGCTCCGCAAAGATCGTCGACTCGCGGGCCGTCACCAAGGTATCCGGGCTGAAATCCGGTGCGCACGCCATCAGCGCGCGCCTGCGCGGCACGTCGGCCACGTCGACCATCGTCACTATCTCAGTGGTCAAGGCGGCTGCCGGGAAGGTGACGGTCTCCGCAAAGAAGTACAAGCGCAAGAAGGCCGCACGCGTCACCGTAAAGGTCGGCTACCTCACCAACGGGACTGCACCCGCAGGCAAGGTTTCCGTATACGTGGGCAAGAAGCGGGTCAAGACAGTTTCGCTGGCACCCGCGAACAAGGGCCGCATCCAGGTCAAAATTGCCAAGAAGTTCACCAAGAAGAAGAAGCTGAAGGTCCGCGCGGTCTTCACGCCGTCGGACTCGGTGAACGTCATCGGCGCTGCGTCCAGCGCCAAGGTCATCAAGGCCAAGAAGTAG